A single window of Pieris napi chromosome 8, ilPieNapi1.2, whole genome shotgun sequence DNA harbors:
- the LOC125051822 gene encoding protein LTO1 homolog — protein MAENRDFNDILDDIVLSEDAQEKESYKEGYQQGVETGNADGFHLGYHRGFQLGRELGYYMRIVRHHLELNDTLDPKYSDKILKQLEKIKELIDEFPRTNSEEHDILKMAETIRAQFRKACSLLKISSNMPYDAGVSF, from the exons atggcAGAAAATAGGGATTTCAATGATATTCTAGATGATATCGTTTTAAGTGAGGATGCTCAAGAAAAGGAGAGTTACAAGGAAGGTTATCAACAAGGAGTTGAAACTGGTAATGCAGACGGTTTTCATTTAGGTTATCACAGAGGCTTTCAACTCGGACGTGAATTAG gtTACTACATGAGAATAGTTAGACATCATTTAGAATTGAATGACacattagacccaaaatatTCTGATAAAATTCTTAAACAATTGGAAAAGATAAAAGAGTTGATTGATGAATTTCCTCGAACCAATTCTGAAgaacatgacattttaaagaTGGCTGAGACCATCAGAGCTCAGTTTAGAAAAGCCTGTTCCTtgttaaaaatttcatcaaacaTGCCATATGATGCTGGAGTTTCTTTCTAA
- the LOC125051821 gene encoding probable methyltransferase-like protein 25, producing MMLEFLSKAIRIKMDSKVTHLRRNLDTVITFLTPYLPLANCHMVEFFTQSHWERLLPSDLQQYLDKSDFLDSVNVFWKAAENNNLYSENEITKWVQNTRNHCLINNEYCLNPQGLQKLLTSQGSHMQPEIKVTEFMNSKKSYEVQSMSAYVASLHNLCGATHCVEAGGGKGHLLVALSLGYQIPSLTIDCDEKTLRNAEKRVKIIQKQWHAIAKKINQNSEVKMTNIDSELHKFAPAFITKDTDLTKVVQNQFKCETVKLLLTGLHTCGNLGPDSLRLFTTDQNVGALFNVPCCYHLLSEEVDGGLYDVFQRDYGCVGDSYGFPMSEHLRGFNLGRNARMLAAQSIERVTSRKELPNRSLLYRALLQEIIKKHSPESTIKEGKLKGISCHSFEEYLKTADAILNIGLDSCQIPETTIEFQWKKIVLFYLIRLCLAQVVESVILMDRLLFLYENGFPNVFLVKLFDPVLSPRCHSIVAIR from the exons ATGATGCTGGAGTTTCTTTCTAAAGCAATAA GAATAAAGATGGACTCCAAAGTAACACATCTGCGACGGAATCTGGATACAGTAATTACATTCCTAACTCCCTATTTACCACTAGCAAACTGCCACATGGTTGAGTTCTTTACACAGTCACATTGGGAGAGATTATTACCAAGTGATTTACAGCAGTATTTAGATAAATCTGATTTTCTTGATTCTGTTAATGTATTTTGGAAGGCAGCAGAAAATAACAATT TATATTCAGAAAATGAAATTACAAAATGGGTACAAAATACCCGAAACCACTGCCTTATTAACAATGAGTACTGTCTGAACCCCCAAGGATTACAGAAGTTATTAACGTCACAAGGAAGCCATATGCAACCAGAAATAAAAGTCACAGAGTTTAtgaatagtaaaaaaagttatgaa GTGCAATCAATGTCAGCATATGTGGCATCCCTCCATAACTTGTGTGGAGCCACACATTGTGTTGAGGCGGGTGGTGGTAAAGGACACTTGTTGGTTGCTTTGTCGCTTGGGTACCAAATACCCAGTCTTACTATTGACTGCGATGAAAAGACACTGAGAAATGCTGAAAAAAGGGTTAAAATCATTCAG aaaCAATGGCACGCTATCGCcaagaaaataaatcaaaactcTGAAGTTAAAATGACAAATATTGATAGTGAATTACATAAATTCGCACCAGCTTTTATTACCAAGGACACGGATCTTACAAAAGTTGTGCAGAATCAGTTTAAATGTGAAAcagttaaattgttattaactG GTCTTCATACCTGCGGGAACCTAGGTCCAGATTCCTTAAGATTATTTACAACGGACCAAAATGTTGGTGCACTGTTCAATGTCCCATGTTGCTACCATCTGCTAAGTGAGGAGGTGGATGGAGGATTATACGACGTGTTTCAACGGGATTATGGTTGTGTGGGTGACTCTTATGGATTCCCTATGTCTGAGCATTTGAGAG GTTTTAATTTGGGTCGCAATGCTCGAATGTTAGCAGCGCAGTCTATAGAACGAGTAACGAGTCGTAAAGAGTTGCCGAACCGGAGTTTGCTGTATAGAGCTTTACTTCAG gaAATAATCAAGAAGCATTCGCCAGAATCAACAATAAAAGAAGGCAAATTGAAAGGCATATCTTGTCATTCCTTCGAAGAGTATTTAAAAACTGCGGACGCCATCTTGAATATTGGACTTGACAGCTGTCAAATACCAGAGACAACAATAGAGTTCCAGtggaaaaaaattgttttattctatTTGATTAGGTTATGTTTAGCGCAAGTGGTTGAAAGTGTAATTTTAATGGATagattattgtttttgtatgaaaatggaTTTCCCAATGTGTTTTTGGTTAAGTTGTTCGATCCTGTGTTATCACCGCGATGTCATAGTATAGTTGCTATAAgatag